In Streptomyces sp. DG2A-72, one genomic interval encodes:
- a CDS encoding antitoxin, whose protein sequence is MTAFTVRDVPDDIARTIKIRAAEAGQSIQGYLLGLIVREASKPSLAEMAARAERYASDQVTHDDILAALDEGRSGR, encoded by the coding sequence ATGACTGCGTTCACCGTGCGAGACGTCCCCGACGACATCGCCCGCACCATCAAGATCCGCGCCGCCGAGGCCGGCCAGTCCATACAGGGCTACCTCCTCGGCCTCATCGTGCGGGAGGCGTCGAAGCCCAGCCTCGCCGAGATGGCCGCCCGCGCCGAGCGCTACGCGAGCGACCAGGTCACCCATGACGACATCCTCGCCGCCTTGGACGAGGGACGGAGCGGCCGGTGA
- a CDS encoding type II toxin-antitoxin system VapC family toxin: protein MIVVDASAVTEFLTSSGMLARRVRERIATEDEIHAPYLIDTEVASSVIGMGTRGGKPKLSKGEVDRYLKEFADLPLTRHPALPLTARVRTLAANLSVYDATYVALAEVLDLTLVTTDSRIRRGIGRIAKCDIVDFNA from the coding sequence GTGATCGTCGTCGATGCCTCGGCGGTCACGGAGTTCCTCACCTCCAGCGGCATGCTCGCCCGGCGAGTGCGCGAGCGGATCGCGACCGAGGACGAGATCCACGCCCCGTACCTGATCGACACGGAGGTGGCCTCGTCGGTCATCGGCATGGGCACCAGGGGCGGCAAGCCGAAGCTCAGCAAGGGCGAGGTCGACCGCTACCTGAAGGAGTTCGCCGACCTGCCCCTCACCCGCCATCCGGCACTTCCCCTCACGGCCCGCGTACGCACGCTGGCCGCGAACCTGTCGGTGTATGACGCGACATATGTAGCGCTGGCCGAGGTTCTCGATCTCACCCTGGTGACCACCGATTCCCGTATCAGGCGAGGCATCGGGCGGATCGCCAAGTGCGACATCGTCGACTTCAACGCCTGA
- a CDS encoding class I SAM-dependent methyltransferase — protein sequence MPTGEGLALYAAAMEVGTYCGRSTILLADAAREAGVTALTVDHHRGSEEQQPGWDYHDPETVDPELGLMDTLPTFRRTLHRAGLEEHVVALVGRSPQIAQIWNSPLGLVFIDGGHTDEHAGADYEGWAPHVADGGLLLIHDVFPNPADEFTGQAPYRVYLRALASGAFTEVSATESLRALRRTGAGI from the coding sequence ATGCCCACGGGCGAGGGCCTCGCGCTCTACGCGGCTGCCATGGAAGTCGGCACGTACTGCGGCCGCTCCACGATCCTGCTCGCCGACGCGGCCCGCGAGGCCGGAGTGACGGCGCTCACGGTCGACCACCACCGCGGCAGCGAGGAGCAGCAGCCCGGCTGGGACTACCACGACCCGGAGACAGTCGACCCCGAACTCGGCCTGATGGACACGCTGCCCACCTTCCGCCGCACCCTTCACCGCGCCGGACTGGAGGAGCACGTCGTCGCCCTGGTCGGCCGCTCCCCGCAGATCGCGCAGATCTGGAACTCCCCCCTCGGCCTCGTCTTCATCGACGGCGGCCACACCGACGAGCACGCGGGCGCCGACTACGAGGGCTGGGCCCCCCACGTGGCCGACGGCGGCCTGCTCCTCATCCACGACGTCTTCCCGAACCCGGCGGACGAGTTCACCGGCCAGGCCCCGTACCGCGTCTACCTCCGCGCTCTCGCGTCCGGCGCCTTCACCGAGGTCTCGGCGACCGAATCGCTGCGCGCGCTGCGGCGGACAGGAGCAGGGATCTGA
- a CDS encoding class I SAM-dependent methyltransferase, whose product MPIPHDIAAETELWDTFGCGTGRALAYLAEQGVTEHGVDLSPVMVKKTSEKWAATGAVFHQVEVLEYLAASSETYDAIYSIFGAVWFTDPSRLFPLVHSRLEPDGTFVFSHPTAIPGAYGPQGMYKGGFAGKAMYAYRYSYRPAVWERLLTRAGFATAKAEVIEAPKPGHIGTLIVQARGTRR is encoded by the coding sequence GTGCCCATACCGCACGACATCGCCGCCGAGACCGAACTGTGGGACACCTTCGGCTGTGGCACTGGCCGCGCCCTCGCGTACCTGGCCGAGCAGGGCGTCACCGAGCATGGCGTGGACCTGTCCCCGGTCATGGTGAAGAAGACCAGCGAGAAGTGGGCAGCAACGGGGGCCGTCTTCCACCAGGTTGAGGTCCTCGAATACCTGGCTGCCAGCAGCGAGACCTACGACGCCATTTACAGCATCTTCGGCGCGGTCTGGTTCACCGACCCGAGTCGGCTCTTCCCTCTCGTGCACTCCCGGCTGGAGCCCGACGGGACGTTCGTCTTCTCCCACCCGACGGCGATCCCCGGCGCCTACGGGCCGCAGGGCATGTACAAGGGCGGCTTTGCAGGGAAGGCTATGTACGCCTATCGGTACAGCTACCGGCCCGCGGTGTGGGAGCGGCTGTTGACCCGGGCCGGGTTCGCCACGGCCAAGGCGGAGGTGATCGAGGCCCCGAAGCCGGGCCACATCGGCACTCTGATCGTCCAGGCCCGCGGCACGCGCCGGTAG